In a genomic window of Piliocolobus tephrosceles isolate RC106 chromosome 1, ASM277652v3, whole genome shotgun sequence:
- the LOC113223418 gene encoding guanylate-binding protein 6-like isoform X1, which produces MESGPKMLAPICLVENNNDKLLVNQQAVQILDKISQPVVVVAIVGLYRTGKSYLMNRLAGENHGFPLGSTVQSETKGIWMWCVPHPSKRNHTLVLLDTEGLGDVGKVRQGVIGRFFLFQT; this is translated from the exons ATGGAATCTGGACCCAAAATGTTGGCCCCTATTTGCCTGGTGGAAAACAACAATGACAAGCTGTTGGTGAACCAGCAAGCTGTCCAGATTCTTGACAAGATTTCTCagccagtggtggtggtggccattGTTGGACTGTACCGTACAGGCAAATCCTACTTGATGAACCGTCTGGCAGGAGAGAATCATG GCTTCCCTCTGGGCTCCACGGTGCAGTCTGAAACCAAGGGCATCTGGATGTGGTGCGTGCCCCACCCCTCCAAGCGAAACCACACCCTGGTCCTTCTGGACACCGAGGGTCTGGGCGATGTGGGAAAGGTAAGGCAGGGAGTCATAGGCAGGTTCTTTTTATTCCAGACATGA